The Numida meleagris isolate 19003 breed g44 Domestic line chromosome 7, NumMel1.0, whole genome shotgun sequence genome contains a region encoding:
- the BRDT gene encoding bromodomain testis-specific protein isoform X2, with protein sequence MCNEDLGTSGCMFLLNMSLPSQHRSIITNPPPPEYINNKNSGCQTNQLQYLQRVVMKAMWRHNFSWPFHQPVDAAALNLPDYYSIIKKPMDLSTIKKRLEHNYYTKAAECIDDFKTMFLNCYIYNKPGDDIVFMAQELEKVFMQKIAQMPPEEILIPNKGKRKRKPSEETQQPNSGTSTKQSTKQKQAESGEQPTVITQELQKVTLPPLSTAQLTALMPAAVPITKTKKGVKRKADTTTPTTSIFTTSSESSATFNERKTVKTCKGENECTIPKKLLKKDLPDSQQSPKVLKKIQLSKQLKYCNEILKEMFSKKHAAYAWPFLKPVEAASFSFGEKQGITKCPTDLGTIKKKMDNFEYRDTQEFATDVRLMFMNCYKHNSPDHEVVAMAKKLQDVFETHFAKIPDEPATSVLLPQHTREITKAYSSDSSSEDSSEEKSSEDFEKERTVYLAKLQEQLKAVHQQLRALTRASLPRLKKKKEKAKREKGKNNEKAKVSRVQKKKDLKHKKSKKKQSSNIQSKKTMQQVLLAHKSEDDDGAKPMNYDEKRQLSLNINKLPGDKLGKVVHIIQSREPSLRNSSPDEIEIDFETLKASTLRELEKYVATCLRKRPRKQHAKKTMKSKEQVLSKRKEELEKRLLDVNGQLNPKKENFKFESNAESSIGPSRLSESSNSSSSSDSGSSTSSASSSSDSSDSESVTETCSEQNGMRQNCLASLEQPKRTSLCLQRMSYNAVLQVQPSSITSSLQNYGSSEPQLLSPIVLQKLKPLQSRALKSTEQNAKSPSGMLVGVCALHDASVKQMPQSAPRTDELFDTQCTQAVPEVSNTTSPVDNADGTKAEKPLIKLDEFQSKASERTADSVSISQEQSMYCENKNYLM encoded by the exons ATGTGTAATGAAGACCTTGGAACAAGCGGATGTATGTTCTTGCTGAACATGTCTCTTCCAAGCCAGCATCGTTCTATTATTACTAACCCTCCTCCACCAGAAtatataaacaacaaaaacagtggCTGTCAAACAAACCAACTTCAGTATTTACAGAGAGTGGTCATGAAAGCTATGTGGCGGCACAACTTCTCCTGGCCATTTCATCAGCCTGTagatgcagcagcactgaatcTTCCT GATTACTACAGTATTATAAAGAAACCTATGGACCTGAGCACAATTAAAAAGCGTCTGGAACATAATTACTATACAAAAGCTGCAGAATGCATTGACGACTTCAAAACTATGTTTTTGAACTGCTACATATATAACAAG CCAGGTGATGACATTGTGTTTATGGCCCAAGAACTAGAAAAAGTGTTCATGCAGAAAATAGCACAAATGCCACCAGAAGAAATACTGATTcccaacaaaggaaaaagaaaaagaaagccgTCAGAAG AAACTCAGCAACCAAACAGTGGGACTTCAACTAAAcagagcacaaagcagaaacaagctGAAAGTGGTGAGCAGCCTACAGTGATAACTCAAGAGCTACAGAAGGTTACACTACCTCCTTTGTCTACGGCTCAGCTTACTGCTTTAATGCCAGCTGCCGTCCCTATCACAAAA ACAAAAAAAGGTGTGAAAAGGAAGGCTGATACTACAACTCCTACTACTTCAATATTCACAACAAGCAGTGAATCTTCTGCaacatttaatgaaagaaaaactgttaaaacatGCAAAGGTGAAAATGAATGTACGATACCAAAGAAGCTTCTGAAGAAGGACTTGCCAGATTCTCAGCAATCACCTAAAGTTCTTAAAAAGATTCAGTTatcaaaacaactgaaatactgTAATGAAATTCTTAAAGAAATGTTCTCAAAGAAACATGCAGCATATGCATGGCCTTTCTTAAAACCTGTGGAAGCTGCATCCTTCTCATTTGGTGAGAAACAAGGAATCACCAAATGTCCTACAGATCTGGGAACCATTAAA aaaaaaatggataattTTGAATACAGAGATACACAAGAATTTGCCACAGATGTTAGATTAATGTTCATGAATTGCTACAAACATAATTCTCCAGACCATGAAGTGGTTGCTATGGCCAAAAAACTTCAG GATGTTTTTGAGACTCACTTTGCCAAAATTCCTGATGAACCAGCTACAAGTGTTCTTCTGCCACAGCACACAAGAGAAATTACAAAAGCTTATTCCAGTGACAGTAGCAGTGAAgactcttcagaagaaaaatcatctgAAGACTTTGAAAAGGAGAGAACAGTGTACCTTGCAAAGCTTCAGGAGCAA CTTAAAGCTGTTCACCAGCAGTTGCGGGCTTTGACCAGAGCATCCCTACCtagattgaaaaagaaaaaagagaaggctaaaagagaaaaggggaagaacaatgaaaaagcTAAAGTAAGCCGGgttcaaaagaagaaagatctAAAACACAAGAAGTCTAAGAAAAAGCAGTCTTCAAACAT TCAATCAAAGAAAACCATGCAGCAGGTCTTGTTGGCACATAAGTCAGAAGATGATGATGGTGCCAAGCCTATGAATTATGATGAAAAAAGGCAGTTGAGTTTGAACATAAATAAGCTCCCTGGAGATAAGCTTGGGAAAGTAGTCCATATAATACAGTCAAGAGAACCGTCACTGAGGAATTCTAGCCCTGATGAGATAGAAATAGACTTTGAAACTTTAAAGGCTTCAACACTCCgagaattagaaaaatatgtgGCAACCTGCTTGAGGAAAAGACCAAGAAAGCAGCATG CtaaaaaaacaatgaagtcaAAGGAACAAGTTCTTTCtaagaggaaagaagagctTGAGAAGAGACTACTGGATGTCAATGGTCAGCTAAATCCAAAGAAAGAGAACTTCAAAT TTGAAAGTAATGCTGAGTCCAGTATTGGACCAAGCCGACTGAGtgaaagcagcaacagcagcagctcctcggactctggcagcagcactagcagtgcttccagctcctcagaCAGCAGTGACTCTGAATCGG TTACAGAAACATGCTCAGAACAGAATGGAATGAGGCAAAACTGCCTAGCTTCTTTGGAACAACCTAAG AGAACATCACTGTGCTTACAGAGGATGTCCTACAATGCTGTTCTGCAAGTACAGCCCTCATCTATCACTAGTAGCTTGCAAAACTATGGATCATCTGAACCACAACTGTTGTCTCCCATTGTGCTACAGAAGCTTAAGCCTTTACAGAGTAGAGCTCTTAAATCAACAGAACAGAATGCCAAGTCTCCCTCAG GTATGCTTGTGGGTGTATGTGCTTTGCATGATGCTTCAGTCAAGCAAATGCCTCAGAGTGCTCCAAGGACAGATGAGCTTTTTGATACCCAGTGTACACAGGCTGTTCCAGAG GTATCCAATACAACTTCCCCTGTTGACAATGCTGATGGGACTAAAGCTGAAAAACCGTTAATTAAGCTAGATGAATTTCAAAGCAAGGCCAGTGAGAGAACTGCTGATTCAGTATCTATAAGTCAAGAGCAGAGTATgtactgtgaaaataaaaactatttgaTGTAA
- the BRDT gene encoding bromodomain testis-specific protein isoform X1 has protein sequence MCNEDLGTSGCMFLLNMSLPSQHRSIITNPPPPEYINNKNSGCQTNQLQYLQRVVMKAMWRHNFSWPFHQPVDAAALNLPDYYSIIKKPMDLSTIKKRLEHNYYTKAAECIDDFKTMFLNCYIYNKPGDDIVFMAQELEKVFMQKIAQMPPEEILIPNKGKRKRKPSEETQQPNSGTSTKQSTKQKQAESGEQPTVITQELQKVTLPPLSTAQLTALMPAAVPITKTKKGVKRKADTTTPTTSIFTTSSESSATFNERKTVKTCKGENECTIPKKLLKKDLPDSQQSPKVLKKIQLSKQLKYCNEILKEMFSKKHAAYAWPFLKPVEAASFSFGEKQGITKCPTDLGTIKKKMDNFEYRDTQEFATDVRLMFMNCYKHNSPDHEVVAMAKKLQDVFETHFAKIPDEPATSVLLPQHTREITKAYSSDSSSEDSSEEKSSEDFEKERTVYLAKLQEQLKAVHQQLRALTRASLPRLKKKKEKAKREKGKNNEKAKVSRVQKKKDLKHKKSKKKQSSNIQSKKTMQQVLLAHKSEDDDGAKPMNYDEKRQLSLNINKLPGDKLGKVVHIIQSREPSLRNSSPDEIEIDFETLKASTLRELEKYVATCLRKRPRKQHAKKTMKSKEQVLSKRKEELEKRLLDVNGQLNPKKENFKFESNAESSIGPSRLSESSNSSSSSDSGSSTSSASSSSDSSDSESVTETCSEQNGMRQNCLASLEQPKRTSLCLQRMSYNAVLQVQPSSITSSLQNYGSSEPQLLSPIVLQKLKPLQSRALKSTEQNAKSPSGMLVGVCALHDASVKQMPQSAPRTDELFDTQCTQAVPEVSNTTSPVDNADGTKAEKPLIKLDEFQSKASERTADSVSISQEQSRCNTPNGTNMQETKSQSFPERATGIKNIDSWVSLCKMMMLPAPIKSSAESFRHFRKVALQKAAGQAREKERAHKGTGFNATVMKYCKPQEEVDMSTQLPEAQQHILVQDRNLARQREQERRRREAMACTIDMNLQSDIMATFEENLE, from the exons ATGTGTAATGAAGACCTTGGAACAAGCGGATGTATGTTCTTGCTGAACATGTCTCTTCCAAGCCAGCATCGTTCTATTATTACTAACCCTCCTCCACCAGAAtatataaacaacaaaaacagtggCTGTCAAACAAACCAACTTCAGTATTTACAGAGAGTGGTCATGAAAGCTATGTGGCGGCACAACTTCTCCTGGCCATTTCATCAGCCTGTagatgcagcagcactgaatcTTCCT GATTACTACAGTATTATAAAGAAACCTATGGACCTGAGCACAATTAAAAAGCGTCTGGAACATAATTACTATACAAAAGCTGCAGAATGCATTGACGACTTCAAAACTATGTTTTTGAACTGCTACATATATAACAAG CCAGGTGATGACATTGTGTTTATGGCCCAAGAACTAGAAAAAGTGTTCATGCAGAAAATAGCACAAATGCCACCAGAAGAAATACTGATTcccaacaaaggaaaaagaaaaagaaagccgTCAGAAG AAACTCAGCAACCAAACAGTGGGACTTCAACTAAAcagagcacaaagcagaaacaagctGAAAGTGGTGAGCAGCCTACAGTGATAACTCAAGAGCTACAGAAGGTTACACTACCTCCTTTGTCTACGGCTCAGCTTACTGCTTTAATGCCAGCTGCCGTCCCTATCACAAAA ACAAAAAAAGGTGTGAAAAGGAAGGCTGATACTACAACTCCTACTACTTCAATATTCACAACAAGCAGTGAATCTTCTGCaacatttaatgaaagaaaaactgttaaaacatGCAAAGGTGAAAATGAATGTACGATACCAAAGAAGCTTCTGAAGAAGGACTTGCCAGATTCTCAGCAATCACCTAAAGTTCTTAAAAAGATTCAGTTatcaaaacaactgaaatactgTAATGAAATTCTTAAAGAAATGTTCTCAAAGAAACATGCAGCATATGCATGGCCTTTCTTAAAACCTGTGGAAGCTGCATCCTTCTCATTTGGTGAGAAACAAGGAATCACCAAATGTCCTACAGATCTGGGAACCATTAAA aaaaaaatggataattTTGAATACAGAGATACACAAGAATTTGCCACAGATGTTAGATTAATGTTCATGAATTGCTACAAACATAATTCTCCAGACCATGAAGTGGTTGCTATGGCCAAAAAACTTCAG GATGTTTTTGAGACTCACTTTGCCAAAATTCCTGATGAACCAGCTACAAGTGTTCTTCTGCCACAGCACACAAGAGAAATTACAAAAGCTTATTCCAGTGACAGTAGCAGTGAAgactcttcagaagaaaaatcatctgAAGACTTTGAAAAGGAGAGAACAGTGTACCTTGCAAAGCTTCAGGAGCAA CTTAAAGCTGTTCACCAGCAGTTGCGGGCTTTGACCAGAGCATCCCTACCtagattgaaaaagaaaaaagagaaggctaaaagagaaaaggggaagaacaatgaaaaagcTAAAGTAAGCCGGgttcaaaagaagaaagatctAAAACACAAGAAGTCTAAGAAAAAGCAGTCTTCAAACAT TCAATCAAAGAAAACCATGCAGCAGGTCTTGTTGGCACATAAGTCAGAAGATGATGATGGTGCCAAGCCTATGAATTATGATGAAAAAAGGCAGTTGAGTTTGAACATAAATAAGCTCCCTGGAGATAAGCTTGGGAAAGTAGTCCATATAATACAGTCAAGAGAACCGTCACTGAGGAATTCTAGCCCTGATGAGATAGAAATAGACTTTGAAACTTTAAAGGCTTCAACACTCCgagaattagaaaaatatgtgGCAACCTGCTTGAGGAAAAGACCAAGAAAGCAGCATG CtaaaaaaacaatgaagtcaAAGGAACAAGTTCTTTCtaagaggaaagaagagctTGAGAAGAGACTACTGGATGTCAATGGTCAGCTAAATCCAAAGAAAGAGAACTTCAAAT TTGAAAGTAATGCTGAGTCCAGTATTGGACCAAGCCGACTGAGtgaaagcagcaacagcagcagctcctcggactctggcagcagcactagcagtgcttccagctcctcagaCAGCAGTGACTCTGAATCGG TTACAGAAACATGCTCAGAACAGAATGGAATGAGGCAAAACTGCCTAGCTTCTTTGGAACAACCTAAG AGAACATCACTGTGCTTACAGAGGATGTCCTACAATGCTGTTCTGCAAGTACAGCCCTCATCTATCACTAGTAGCTTGCAAAACTATGGATCATCTGAACCACAACTGTTGTCTCCCATTGTGCTACAGAAGCTTAAGCCTTTACAGAGTAGAGCTCTTAAATCAACAGAACAGAATGCCAAGTCTCCCTCAG GTATGCTTGTGGGTGTATGTGCTTTGCATGATGCTTCAGTCAAGCAAATGCCTCAGAGTGCTCCAAGGACAGATGAGCTTTTTGATACCCAGTGTACACAGGCTGTTCCAGAG GTATCCAATACAACTTCCCCTGTTGACAATGCTGATGGGACTAAAGCTGAAAAACCGTTAATTAAGCTAGATGAATTTCAAAGCAAGGCCAGTGAGAGAACTGCTGATTCAGTATCTATAAGTCAAGAGCAGA GTCGTTGTAATACACCTAACGGTACAAACATGCAAGAGACAAAATCCCAGAGTTTTCCAGAAAGG gCCACAGGAATTAAGAACATAGACTCCTGGGTAAGCTTGTGTAAAATGATGATGCTTCCAGCTCCAATAAAGTCATCGGCTGAGAGCTTCAGGCATTTCAGGAAAGTAGCCTTACAGAAGGCAGCTGGGCAAGCACGGGAAAAAGAGAG GGCCCATAAAGGCACAGGATTCAATGCTACGGTAATGAAATATTGTAAGCCCCAAGAAGAAGTGGATATGAGTACACAACTGCCAGAAGCTCAGCAACACATTCTTGTTCAGGACCGTAACTTGGCTAGACAAAGGGAACAGGAACGCAGAAGGAGAGAAGCA ATGGCTTGTACAATTGATATGAATTTGCAGAGTGATATTATGGCAACTTTTGAAGAAAACCTTGAATGA